In a single window of the Ruminococcus albus 7 = DSM 20455 genome:
- a CDS encoding glycoside hydrolase family 9 protein — protein MGKGKFLKRSLAGLSAAAMMFTGNTAATVTAAVIDKENPNNYHNYAEALQLALCFYDANKCGDEVADDGYYSWRANCHVKDGYIPLQPMSPMPEIGKGKTDDQLQEDQGLGAGDDGKTKPNLGDTDPSLYAGVNMSQNFIDKNKKYLDPDGDGTLDLTGGWHDAGDHVKFGLPGSYSASTVGWGYYEFRDSYKELGLDKHVEDELHWINDYFMKVTFMDDDDNVIAYCYQVGEGNNDHNYWCPPELQVEDTMVASSSCAVKRPAYFATEEMPASDQCAGAAASLAINYLNFKDTEPEYAKKSLKYAKALYDFAVKTHVEEWKPGEVPSCSSLGYDGGFYTSSYDYDELAWAAVWLYYCTEDYDYINDIIAVDETTTNAKGAHPYTGYMKRIITDTGNCWQNIWVHCWDTVWGGVFAKLAPVTNTARDWYIFRYNLEFWSGCAESVDSSDWGYEPVHGHKYFGMDDYLWNTKMTADQIADLPISETSGDFIAKSPKGWAVVSGYGSARYNTAAGLCACVYAKTTNDQTFLPWARAQMEYILGKNPMGYAYEVGYGNNFASHPHHRSSHCSATQSMDDPITQVHTLWGALVGGPDLKDNHVDETKDYIYNEVTDDYNAGFCGDLAGLYHYYGRKGGIDAKENSIIKNFDMSSNAKGFDQVDENGNPLPVGYFVSGGKAQEKKDGIQLKVVLHNRTVDPPRFECNVKARYFFNIKELLDAGYGIDYITARIDYDQVAGYSNNKSHAELSDPVKYDDKGTYYVDITWKDCKFYGSRVYQFALTTKMDPEKFVYPEWDSSNDYSYSDLVSFEDDNSAAAITDKIALYADGKLIWGSEPDGTTPETFVNDEPTENPSAKILYGDVNCDGKVNMADVTAIYQYGNNKRKYPLTAQGMRNADCVDAGKGLTNDDAKAIKAVVISALKVSDLPISSTALKKVSVK, from the coding sequence ATGGGAAAGGGAAAGTTTCTTAAAAGATCACTTGCCGGCTTATCCGCTGCTGCAATGATGTTCACAGGAAACACTGCTGCTACAGTTACCGCCGCTGTGATCGACAAAGAGAATCCCAACAACTACCACAACTACGCAGAAGCTCTGCAGCTTGCACTTTGTTTCTACGATGCTAACAAGTGCGGCGACGAGGTAGCCGATGACGGCTATTACTCCTGGCGTGCAAATTGTCATGTAAAGGACGGTTATATACCGCTCCAGCCCATGAGCCCCATGCCGGAGATAGGTAAAGGCAAAACTGACGATCAGCTGCAGGAGGATCAGGGACTTGGCGCAGGCGATGACGGAAAGACCAAGCCAAACCTCGGTGATACCGACCCCTCTCTGTATGCAGGCGTCAATATGTCCCAGAATTTCATCGACAAGAACAAGAAATACCTCGACCCTGACGGAGACGGCACTCTCGACCTTACAGGCGGCTGGCACGATGCAGGTGACCACGTCAAGTTCGGCCTTCCGGGAAGCTACTCCGCTTCAACAGTGGGCTGGGGCTACTATGAATTCCGTGATTCATACAAGGAACTGGGACTTGACAAGCACGTTGAGGATGAGCTCCACTGGATCAACGATTATTTCATGAAAGTTACTTTCATGGACGACGATGATAATGTAATTGCTTATTGCTATCAGGTAGGCGAAGGTAATAATGACCATAACTACTGGTGCCCACCCGAGCTCCAGGTAGAGGATACTATGGTTGCTTCTTCATCCTGTGCTGTTAAGCGTCCTGCTTACTTCGCTACTGAAGAAATGCCTGCATCCGATCAGTGCGCCGGTGCTGCTGCATCTCTTGCTATCAACTACCTCAACTTCAAAGACACTGAGCCCGAGTACGCTAAAAAGTCATTAAAGTACGCAAAGGCACTGTACGATTTCGCTGTAAAGACCCACGTTGAGGAATGGAAGCCCGGCGAAGTTCCCAGCTGTTCAAGCCTTGGCTATGACGGCGGTTTCTATACATCCAGCTATGACTACGATGAACTGGCATGGGCTGCTGTATGGCTTTACTACTGCACCGAGGACTACGATTACATCAACGATATAATCGCAGTTGATGAAACCACTACAAACGCAAAGGGCGCTCATCCTTACACCGGATATATGAAGCGTATCATCACAGATACCGGCAACTGCTGGCAGAACATCTGGGTTCACTGCTGGGATACAGTATGGGGCGGTGTATTCGCAAAGCTTGCTCCTGTTACCAACACAGCACGTGACTGGTACATCTTCCGCTATAACCTTGAATTCTGGTCAGGCTGTGCTGAAAGTGTTGATTCTTCCGACTGGGGCTATGAGCCTGTTCACGGTCATAAGTACTTCGGTATGGACGACTATCTCTGGAACACAAAGATGACCGCAGATCAGATAGCAGACCTTCCTATCAGCGAAACAAGCGGCGACTTTATTGCTAAGTCACCCAAGGGCTGGGCAGTAGTATCTGGATACGGTTCTGCACGTTACAACACAGCTGCAGGTCTGTGCGCTTGTGTATATGCCAAGACTACAAACGATCAGACATTCCTCCCCTGGGCAAGAGCTCAGATGGAATACATCCTCGGCAAGAACCCCATGGGTTACGCTTATGAGGTAGGCTACGGCAACAACTTCGCAAGCCATCCTCACCACCGTTCATCTCACTGCTCCGCTACACAGAGCATGGATGATCCTATCACACAGGTACACACCCTCTGGGGTGCACTTGTAGGCGGTCCCGATCTGAAAGACAACCATGTTGATGAGACCAAGGACTACATCTACAACGAGGTAACTGACGACTACAATGCAGGCTTCTGCGGTGACCTTGCAGGTCTTTACCACTACTACGGCCGCAAGGGCGGCATAGATGCTAAGGAGAACAGCATCATCAAGAACTTTGATATGTCCTCAAATGCAAAGGGCTTCGATCAGGTCGATGAAAACGGCAATCCTCTGCCTGTTGGATACTTCGTATCAGGCGGTAAGGCACAGGAAAAGAAGGATGGTATCCAGCTCAAAGTCGTTCTTCACAACAGAACTGTTGATCCTCCCAGATTTGAGTGCAATGTAAAGGCAAGATACTTCTTCAATATCAAGGAACTCCTGGATGCAGGCTACGGTATCGACTATATCACTGCACGTATCGACTATGACCAGGTAGCAGGCTATTCCAACAATAAGTCACACGCAGAACTTTCCGATCCCGTCAAGTATGACGACAAGGGAACTTACTACGTTGACATCACCTGGAAGGACTGCAAGTTCTACGGCAGCCGTGTATACCAGTTCGCGCTGACAACAAAGATGGATCCCGAAAAGTTTGTATATCCTGAATGGGATTCTTCAAACGACTACAGCTACTCCGACCTGGTAAGCTTTGAAGATGACAACTCTGCTGCAGCTATAACCGATAAGATAGCACTTTACGCGGACGGCAAGCTCATCTGGGGTTCTGAGCCTGACGGAACTACGCCCGAAACTTTTGTAAATGATGAACCCACCGAAAATCCTTCCGCAAAGATCTTGTACGGTGATGTTAACTGCGACGGCAAGGTAAATATGGCTGATGTAACAGCTATTTACCAGTACGGCAACAACAAGAGGAAGTATCCTCTCACTGCTCAGGGTATGAGAAATGCAGACTGTGTTGATGCAGGCAAAGGTCTTACCAATGATGATGCTAAAGCCATCAAGGCTGTAGTAATATCAGCTCTCAAGGTATCCGATCTCCCTATATCATCTACTGCACTTAAAAAAGTTTCTGTTAAGTAA
- a CDS encoding prepilin-type N-terminal cleavage/methylation domain-containing protein, which yields MRTNGYFNKNGPNRKGFTLVELVTVLAIIAVLAAIIVPNLLKLIEKANNTRDANEAKDIGKLIMAEAAICDDLNLYNPWSTNLDADGTSSWGYVYVGKDDVRTSSKQMMQILIDNGYVKPNATIRRRGGDVPGEGEQQVYKKDTRLMCHSNHNWLAYEIHFRIMPDGNLDISYCATKAGTNQLAEADADEKATALFCKFAAGHTDDFAIEHANQNKH from the coding sequence ATGAGGACAAACGGATACTTTAACAAAAACGGACCGAACAGAAAAGGCTTCACACTGGTAGAGCTTGTAACAGTTTTGGCAATAATTGCAGTTTTGGCTGCAATTATCGTGCCTAACCTGCTCAAGCTGATCGAAAAAGCAAATAATACACGTGATGCTAACGAAGCAAAGGACATAGGAAAACTGATAATGGCTGAAGCTGCTATATGCGATGACCTTAATCTGTATAATCCATGGTCAACTAACCTTGATGCTGACGGCACATCATCATGGGGTTATGTTTATGTCGGCAAGGACGATGTAAGAACATCATCCAAACAGATGATGCAGATACTTATTGATAATGGCTATGTAAAACCGAACGCTACAATAAGAAGACGCGGCGGAGATGTGCCCGGTGAAGGTGAACAGCAGGTTTACAAGAAAGATACCAGACTTATGTGTCATTCAAATCATAACTGGCTCGCTTATGAGATACACTTCAGAATAATGCCCGACGGAAATCTGGATATATCTTATTGTGCTACAAAAGCAGGCACCAACCAGCTTGCTGAAGCCGATGCTGACGAAAAGGCAACAGCTCTGTTCTGCAAATTTGCAGCAGGTCACACTGATGATTTCGCGATCGAGCACGCTAACCAAAACAAACATTGA
- the greA gene encoding transcription elongation factor GreA, translating into MEINKTVSKAGYNKLVEEKEYLVTVKRKEVAQKLKEARSFGDLSENAEYDEAKNEQAILESRINELEILISNATVVDDDEISVHEVGVGSYVKLKDLEFDEIETLQIVGSTESDPDNGKISDESPIGKAALHMKVGDIFEVEAPAGMIKFEVLEITRE; encoded by the coding sequence ATGGAAATCAACAAGACAGTATCAAAAGCCGGCTATAACAAACTGGTTGAAGAAAAGGAATATCTCGTAACAGTCAAGCGTAAAGAGGTTGCACAGAAGCTGAAAGAAGCACGTTCTTTCGGTGACCTTTCCGAGAACGCTGAGTACGATGAAGCCAAGAATGAACAGGCTATACTTGAATCGCGTATCAACGAACTTGAGATACTCATTTCCAACGCTACAGTCGTTGATGATGATGAGATATCTGTTCACGAGGTCGGTGTTGGTTCTTATGTTAAGCTGAAGGATCTTGAGTTCGATGAGATCGAAACTCTTCAGATCGTAGGTTCTACCGAATCTGATCCCGACAACGGCAAGATCTCTGACGAGAGCCCTATAGGAAAGGCTGCGCTCCACATGAAGGTCGGTGACATATTCGAGGTCGAGGCACCTGCTGGTATGATCAAGTTTGAGGTCCTGGAAATCACAAGGGAATAA
- the lysS gene encoding lysine--tRNA ligase has translation MSEEIKNNAPEEEELTQEQVNEYKKIRMEKLKALQDEGADPFQITKYDVTASCEDAKAIYEKTEAECKTQAGEDEETLAAKLEENRVRVSIAGRIMSKRMMGKASFMDLRDKSGKIQLYVRMNEVGKEAFDRYVKKGDIGDIVGITGFVFRTRMGEISVHAESFTLLSKNLQPLPEKWHGLKDQDTRYRQRYTDLICNPEVKDTFIKRSKIISTIRRYLDERGFMEVETPMLVSNAGGAAARPFETHYNALDEDVKLRISLELYLKRLIVGGLERVYEIGRVFRNEGVDARHNPEFTLMELYQAYTDYHGMMDLTEDMFRHLAETVCGGTTIPYGEHQIDLGKPFERLTMIEAVKKYAGVDFNEIKTTEEAKALAKEKHIEFEDRHKRGDILNLFFEEYVEEHLIQPTFIMDHPIEISPLTKKKPDAPDYVERFELFINGWEMCNAYSELNDPIDQRERFKAQEEALSNGDEEANRTDEDFLRALEIGMPPTGGIGYGIDRLVMLLTNSPAIRDVLLFPTMKSID, from the coding sequence ATGAGCGAAGAAATAAAGAACAATGCTCCTGAGGAAGAAGAACTTACTCAGGAACAGGTGAATGAATATAAGAAGATAAGAATGGAAAAGCTGAAGGCTTTGCAGGACGAGGGTGCTGACCCTTTCCAGATCACCAAGTATGATGTGACTGCAAGCTGCGAGGATGCCAAGGCTATCTATGAGAAGACCGAGGCTGAGTGCAAGACTCAGGCAGGTGAGGACGAGGAAACTCTGGCTGCCAAGCTGGAGGAGAACCGCGTTCGCGTTTCCATCGCAGGACGTATTATGTCCAAGAGAATGATGGGTAAGGCAAGCTTCATGGATCTCAGAGACAAGAGCGGCAAGATACAGCTCTATGTCAGGATGAACGAGGTCGGCAAGGAAGCTTTTGACCGTTACGTAAAGAAGGGCGACATTGGTGATATCGTCGGCATTACAGGCTTTGTTTTCAGAACAAGGATGGGCGAGATATCCGTTCATGCTGAAAGCTTTACTCTGCTTTCCAAGAACCTGCAGCCCCTGCCCGAAAAGTGGCATGGTCTGAAGGATCAGGATACAAGATACAGACAGCGTTACACTGACCTGATATGCAACCCCGAGGTCAAGGATACTTTCATCAAGAGATCCAAGATCATCTCCACTATCAGAAGATATCTGGACGAAAGGGGATTCATGGAGGTCGAGACCCCCATGCTGGTAAGCAACGCAGGCGGTGCTGCTGCAAGACCTTTCGAGACGCATTACAATGCTCTTGACGAGGACGTTAAGCTGAGAATATCTCTCGAACTCTACCTCAAGAGACTTATCGTTGGCGGACTTGAAAGAGTTTACGAGATCGGCAGAGTTTTCAGAAACGAGGGCGTTGACGCAAGACATAACCCCGAGTTCACACTTATGGAGCTTTATCAGGCATACACTGATTATCACGGCATGATGGATCTGACAGAGGATATGTTCAGACATCTGGCTGAAACTGTCTGCGGCGGTACAACTATACCCTATGGCGAACATCAGATAGACCTGGGCAAGCCTTTCGAGAGACTGACCATGATCGAGGCAGTTAAGAAGTATGCAGGCGTTGATTTCAATGAGATCAAGACCACTGAGGAAGCAAAGGCACTGGCTAAGGAAAAGCACATAGAGTTTGAAGACAGGCACAAGAGGGGAGATATCCTCAATCTGTTCTTTGAAGAGTATGTTGAGGAGCACCTCATCCAGCCTACTTTCATAATGGATCACCCCATCGAGATCAGCCCCCTGACCAAGAAGAAGCCTGATGCGCCCGATTATGTTGAGCGTTTTGAGCTGTTCATCAATGGCTGGGAGATGTGCAACGCATACAGTGAGCTGAATGATCCGATCGATCAGCGCGAGCGTTTCAAGGCACAGGAAGAAGCTCTCAGCAACGGCGACGAAGAAGCAAACCGCACCGACGAAGACTTCCTGCGTGCGCTGGAGATAGGTATGCCTCCTACGGGCGGTATCGGCTACGGCATCGACAGACTCGTTATGCTGCTGACAAATTCACCAGCTATCAGAGATGTACTGCTGTTCCCGACGATGAAGAGCATCGACTGA